From a region of the Drosophila virilis strain 15010-1051.87 chromosome 3, Dvir_AGI_RSII-ME, whole genome shotgun sequence genome:
- the LOC6623605 gene encoding putative inactive polypeptide N-acetylgalactosaminyltransferase 12 isoform X1: MHYRPFHWQLSQRASRRHRLKLWQFPLTILLLLLLWALHQQLSHWDGLVDPLPAAVIDNMPAAEIGAFSRLWLEYGYNAWLAERIPVRRELPDMRDDRCLENSYRNLSTHIDPVSIVVIFRNEQLAMLLRTLHSIADRSNPELIGELLLIDDHSDAGFWQQQRSRDAFKAYVQRYIHGAARIFHLEEHVGLVRARRLAAAEAEQETLVFLDAHVEVTEGWLEPMLAVICENRFTLATPQLDRLDEETLEYVRVVERRGLFDWNLRRREVPLTWQQIKQLPRPFATAVLRTSVFAIDADWFNKLAHLDMHLNGPAAAELELSLKVWRIGARVLQVPCSRVGHLQPSDLSYMQRYGDLQQMAREHFSSYKRLTEIWLSEPSYKSVVYQHQPQIQQAHMPNVSKLQELIKRANFESFDWYLQHVATDLLLHFPLLPRIDLAHGTLRPAHLPSYCLTADLKSRRIHLQPCNAVQQLIQNWTLSSLNDLRLGVDICAEVQPTQNVALSACHTLGGRQSWRLDMDKNYLISNRHCLEFNVRMRVQVRNCDNMNQRQMWFFEHTNVAAINANNSH; this comes from the exons ATGCATTATCGGCCTTTTCACTGGCAATTGTCGCAACGGGCAAGCCGACGTCATCGGCTCAAGTTGTGGCAGTTTCCCTTGACgatcttgttgttgctgctgctttgggcGCTGCATCAGCAGCTGAGCCATTGGGATGGCTTGGTTGATCCACTGCCAGCCGCGGTCATTGACAATATGCCAGCTGCTGAAATTGGCGCATTTTCCAGGCTCTGGCTAGAGTATGGCTACAATGCTTGGCTGGCTGAGCGCATTCCAGTGCGTCGCGAGCTGCCGGATATGCGTGATGATCGCTGCCTGGAGAACAGCTATCGGAACCTGAGCACACACATTGATCCGGTGTCCATTGTCGTAATCTTTCGCAACGAGCAGCTGGCCATGTTGCTGCGCACGCTGCACAGCATTGCGGACCGATCGAATCCGGAACTGATTGGGGAGCTGCTGTTGATAGATGACCACAGCGATGCCGGCttctggcagcagcagcgctccaGAGACGCTTTCAAGGCGTATGTGCAGCGGTATATTCATGGAGCGGCACGTATCTTTCATCTGGAAGAGCACGTGGGCTTGGTGCGAGCGCGCCGcctggctgctgctgaggcTGAGCAGGAGACGCTCGTCTTTCTGGACGCACACGTCGAGGTGACCGAGGGCTGGCTGGAGCCGATGCTGGCTGTCATCTGTGAGAATCGTTTCACGCTCGCCACACCGCAGCTGGATCGACTGGATGAGGAGACGCTGGAATATGTACGTGTCGTGGAACGGCGTGGCCTCTTCGACTGGAACCTGCGACGGCGCGAGGTGCCGCTGACATGGCAACAGATAAAGCAGCTGCCGCGACCGTTTGCCACAGCTGTGCTGCGAACCTCGGTGTTTGCCATCGATGCGGATTGGTTCAATAAGCTGGCACATCTCGACATGCACCTGAATGGACCTGCTGCTGCCGAGCTGGAGCTGAGCCTAAAGGTGTGGCGCATTGGAGCACGCGTGCTCCAGGTGCCCTGCTCCCGTGTGGGTCATCTGCAGCCCAGCGATCTCAGCTACATGCAGCGCTATGGAGATCTCCAGCAAATGGCCCGCGAGCATTTCAGT AGCTACAAACGTCTGACGGAGATCTGGCTAAGTGAGCCCAGCTACAAATCTGTGGTCTATCAGCATCAGCCACAAATCCAACAGGCCCACATGCCCAATGTATCTAAGCTACAGGAGCTCATTAAACGTGCGAATTTCGAGTCGTTCGATTGGTATTTGCAGCATGTGGCAACCGacctgctgctgcattttccaCTGCTGCCTCGCATTGACCTGGCGCACGGCACCCTGCGACCCGCCCACCTGCCCAGCTACTGCCTGACGGCTGATTTGAAAAGTCGACGCATCCATTTACAGCCCTGCAATGCTGTCCAGCAGTTGATTCAAAACTGGACCCTAAGCTCGCTGAACGATCTGCGACTCGGCGTGGATATTTGTGCTGAGGTGCAGCCCACTCAGAATGTGGCACTGAGTGCCTGCCACACGCTTGGCGGTCGCCAGAGCTGGCGGCTGGACATGGACAAAAATTATCTGATTAGCAATCGGCACTGCTTGGAGTTCAATGTGCGAATGCGGGTGCAGGTCAGGAACTGTGATAACATGAATCAACGCCAAATGTGGTTCTTCGAGCACACGAACGTGGCagcaataaatgcaaataactc TCATTGA
- the LOC6623605 gene encoding putative inactive polypeptide N-acetylgalactosaminyltransferase 12 isoform X2: MHYRPFHWQLSQRASRRHRLKLWQFPLTILLLLLLWALHQQLSHWDGLVDPLPAAVIDNMPAAEIGAFSRLWLEYGYNAWLAERIPVRRELPDMRDDRCLENSYRNLSTHIDPVSIVVIFRNEQLAMLLRTLHSIADRSNPELIGELLLIDDHSDAGFWQQQRSRDAFKAYVQRYIHGAARIFHLEEHVGLVRARRLAAAEAEQETLVFLDAHVEVTEGWLEPMLAVICENRFTLATPQLDRLDEETLEYVRVVERRGLFDWNLRRREVPLTWQQIKQLPRPFATAVLRTSVFAIDADWFNKLAHLDMHLNGPAAAELELSLKVWRIGARVLQVPCSRVGHLQPSDLSYMQRYGDLQQMAREHFSSYKRLTEIWLSEPSYKSVVYQHQPQIQQAHMPNVSKLQELIKRANFESFDWYLQHVATDLLLHFPLLPRIDLAHGTLRPAHLPSYCLTADLKSRRIHLQPCNAVQQLIQNWTLSSLNDLRLGVDICAEVQPTQNVALSACHTLGGRQSWRLDMDKNYLISNRHCLEFNVRMRVQVRNCDNMNQRQMWFFEHTNVAAINANNS; the protein is encoded by the exons ATGCATTATCGGCCTTTTCACTGGCAATTGTCGCAACGGGCAAGCCGACGTCATCGGCTCAAGTTGTGGCAGTTTCCCTTGACgatcttgttgttgctgctgctttgggcGCTGCATCAGCAGCTGAGCCATTGGGATGGCTTGGTTGATCCACTGCCAGCCGCGGTCATTGACAATATGCCAGCTGCTGAAATTGGCGCATTTTCCAGGCTCTGGCTAGAGTATGGCTACAATGCTTGGCTGGCTGAGCGCATTCCAGTGCGTCGCGAGCTGCCGGATATGCGTGATGATCGCTGCCTGGAGAACAGCTATCGGAACCTGAGCACACACATTGATCCGGTGTCCATTGTCGTAATCTTTCGCAACGAGCAGCTGGCCATGTTGCTGCGCACGCTGCACAGCATTGCGGACCGATCGAATCCGGAACTGATTGGGGAGCTGCTGTTGATAGATGACCACAGCGATGCCGGCttctggcagcagcagcgctccaGAGACGCTTTCAAGGCGTATGTGCAGCGGTATATTCATGGAGCGGCACGTATCTTTCATCTGGAAGAGCACGTGGGCTTGGTGCGAGCGCGCCGcctggctgctgctgaggcTGAGCAGGAGACGCTCGTCTTTCTGGACGCACACGTCGAGGTGACCGAGGGCTGGCTGGAGCCGATGCTGGCTGTCATCTGTGAGAATCGTTTCACGCTCGCCACACCGCAGCTGGATCGACTGGATGAGGAGACGCTGGAATATGTACGTGTCGTGGAACGGCGTGGCCTCTTCGACTGGAACCTGCGACGGCGCGAGGTGCCGCTGACATGGCAACAGATAAAGCAGCTGCCGCGACCGTTTGCCACAGCTGTGCTGCGAACCTCGGTGTTTGCCATCGATGCGGATTGGTTCAATAAGCTGGCACATCTCGACATGCACCTGAATGGACCTGCTGCTGCCGAGCTGGAGCTGAGCCTAAAGGTGTGGCGCATTGGAGCACGCGTGCTCCAGGTGCCCTGCTCCCGTGTGGGTCATCTGCAGCCCAGCGATCTCAGCTACATGCAGCGCTATGGAGATCTCCAGCAAATGGCCCGCGAGCATTTCAGT AGCTACAAACGTCTGACGGAGATCTGGCTAAGTGAGCCCAGCTACAAATCTGTGGTCTATCAGCATCAGCCACAAATCCAACAGGCCCACATGCCCAATGTATCTAAGCTACAGGAGCTCATTAAACGTGCGAATTTCGAGTCGTTCGATTGGTATTTGCAGCATGTGGCAACCGacctgctgctgcattttccaCTGCTGCCTCGCATTGACCTGGCGCACGGCACCCTGCGACCCGCCCACCTGCCCAGCTACTGCCTGACGGCTGATTTGAAAAGTCGACGCATCCATTTACAGCCCTGCAATGCTGTCCAGCAGTTGATTCAAAACTGGACCCTAAGCTCGCTGAACGATCTGCGACTCGGCGTGGATATTTGTGCTGAGGTGCAGCCCACTCAGAATGTGGCACTGAGTGCCTGCCACACGCTTGGCGGTCGCCAGAGCTGGCGGCTGGACATGGACAAAAATTATCTGATTAGCAATCGGCACTGCTTGGAGTTCAATGTGCGAATGCGGGTGCAGGTCAGGAACTGTGATAACATGAATCAACGCCAAATGTGGTTCTTCGAGCACACGAACGTGGCagcaataaatgcaaataactcGTAA